The genomic interval gacacggcggttggaaccaaaaaactcatcagaccaaaggacagatttccacaggtctaatgtccatcactcgtgtttcttggcccaagcaagtctctttttattattggtgtcctttagtagtggtttctttgcagagattctaccatgaaggcctgagtcacacagtctcttctgaacagttgatgttgagatgtgtctgtcacttgaactctgtgaagcatttatttgggctgcaatctgaggtgcagttaactttaatgaacttatcctctgcagcagaggcaactgctgtttcatcatagcacttgatgttttttgcgactgcacttgaagaaactttcaaacttCTTGAAactttctggattgactgaccttcatgtcttaaagtaatgatggactgtcatttctctttgcttatttgagttgttcttgtcataatatggacgtggtcttttaccaaatagggctatcttctaccttctaccttgtcacaacagaactgattggctcaaacgcattaaggaaagaaattccacaaaatacattttaacaagacacacctgttaattgaaatgcattccaggtgattacctcatgaagctggttgagagaatgccaagagtgtttgaagctgtcatcaaggcaaagggtagctactttgaagaacctcaaatataaattatatttagatttgtttcacactttttggttactacatgatttcatagttttgatgtcttccctattattctacagtgtagaagtGTAGaagtgtaggtgtgtccaaacttttgactggtactgtatatataaagcataattccactttgacaatatgtggtattgtgtgttggctactgacaacaacaaaaaaatcgcaattgaatccattttacattcaggctgtaacagtcaaggggtgtgaatactttctggagcCACTGTACTTTATTTTTACTGCTAATTTAGGTAAAGTGCAGAAATCTTTTCTTGCCCATTTACATTATATCCACACACCTGGTGGCGCAGCAAGTACTACAGGAGATAGCAATCatgaggttgtgagttcaaatccccaagcgaGGTTGAGTCCTAAGTAAATCAGCCTTCCTTTGACATTAACATCTGAATTTAGCCGTAACAATACCGTAACTTGTTGTAGATTTCCCGTATTTTCACTGCAACTTGACAAAagcctccaggggaccatgacgcAACGATCTAAGAATATCCTGGGGACGTCCCTGGAATAAACCAGGATGTTGTTTCACATTGTCACGTTATCAAATTAACTTCACATTAAATCATGTATTCGCATGTGGTCACTTGAAATTAATGTGGTTTTCAGTAAGGGGATGATTGAATCTCATGGTTTAATGCGATTCGTATGACGTTGATTAAaactgaatgtattcaatgtACCATGTACCACTACAAGATAATAAGGAGAGATACCACTATGTTTTTCTATATCAACTTCCTAATTAGTCTTATTGTCTTATGGCTTGGTAGTACTTATTTTGTGATATATTAATTTAAAATGAAGTGAGCTACTTAAAATAACTTTCACGCTTGAGTTGATGTACTTGCTATGTGCAACGGTACACAGCCGGAAGCAAATAATGCTACCAAGCATCTTTAATGAGGAAAGAGATGAATGGTCAAATGTATTCAGTGCTGAGGCATCGGGTTACAACTCTTTGAAGTACTGCATTTTGTATATTAATCACGCTCATGACCTATTTGCTTCTGCAGTTTATGGAAATAGCACGTGTCTTTGTTGCTCCAATCCAGTCGTTCCAAGATCTGAATGACGCTGTTAGAACAACAACACATTTCTTTACGATGGGAGTGGTTGGTATAAATGTGTCTAACAAGAACAAGGAGTTCAAGATGTCAGAGAACCCATGAGGACCGAAGCTCTCTGTAAGGACAATAGAATGAATGGCAAAAAGCCCAGTCAGGTAAAAACAAACACTGGATGGCTGAAACAAGACTGTGTTCTGACGGCTTGTCTCAGCCATACACaccttacacccccccccccccccccccccagacacactTTGCCACCATCTGTCTCAACCCGCTGTACCTTTGAGTTCTCTCCACGAGAACACGctctgaagagagacagagacatgaaaataggCTTTTAGGAAACCACTCTACACCCTCGGCCTAACATAAAAGTTGGGCATGGTATGAGTATGTGTTGACATCCCTCGAACCAAATTTAAAGCGAGGGCTTCTCTGGAAGCTTGTTTTTTTCTGACTCTGTTAAATCAAAGAGAAAAGGTTGTCTGAAAGAACCACAATCACTCTGGGTCAAAGACTCTATCATTTCAGGAAGATTCACCACTGCAAGATCTGTTTTAGACTGTGACAAAGCAAGGGCTATTATTTTCAAATCAACCAGATGGCAAAAAATGGGAGCAGCTAATTGTATATGTAAATCCACATGCACACAAAATGACTACTATTATTATCAGCTAAGTATGATATAAGTAGCATCATCTGCTAATGCAATTGGCATAGATTTCTTCTCATCTGTCATAGAGACAGCAACAGCCCAGATAGAGTGAAGCTTTATTCTCCCCTGTAGGACTAGATGAAACACATTCCCTGAGCTGTAATCCTCTAAGATGCAAACTGCTTCTTGTTCTTGGGCTTTAGTAAGTGCCAAGATTTCCCATCTGCTCGTCCTATCACATTTTCCAGGACATGGAAGGACAATAATCTTTGATCATGATCTCCTATATCACTTTGCCTGTTTATCGTCACCCTAAATTACACAGGCCAACGAGCGTGCCAGGCTGTGATAGGCACTGATTGTAAATGGGGGCAGGCAGCACTCCAGGCCAAGATACGGAGAAGGACATGCCCTTGACGTGTTGTGCAGCCATCAGGCTAGGGAAGGGACTGATAAACAGAGGATGGGTCTAGCCCAAGGGCAAAGGTTAATGTGAAGTGCACAAATATGTAGGGAACCATGAGCAATACAGTTGAGAACACAAATAAGAAAACAGGGAATAGTATTATTGGCTACTGTACAAACCACAGTATAGAACAGCATGGCCTTGAGAACCATTTAGATGGTAGATATATAAGGCAGAGAATGTGTTGCATTGAAACCAGCAGTGGTCACAGTAAATGACAGGATATGTAGACAGGACAACATAGAAAACATCACACAGTCTCTAGCCTGAAAAGATATCAAATATCTAAAATACTCCTAACATAAAACGCCTCTTACACACATGAACGCACATAGTCGTATTTTGTCTTTCACAAAGTCCCATTTTGATGCTTGACATCAAATATAGTTCATATGTTAAGTTTGAGAAGTATAAATGGGAGAGGATAAGAGGGGATTGTGTCACTCCCCTCATACTGGCAGTCATAAGCCAGGATGAGCCCCTACAAAAATCACACCCGCTGTTTCCAGCTGTTGCAAATGTGCTGGCAAGGTGTACGCTGACATCCTGAATCCCTACTAGACTTGCCAAGCCAGTAATTAACATTCTGCTCCAACGGCTTAAATTCACACAAAGATGAATAAACATAAAAGTATACACACATAAAAGCGCACActtacacacagacatgcacacacacgcatgtgctCGCACGTTGGCACAACACACACCaatgcacatgcacacgcacacgcacacacacaatggacacacataTTAATACAACTGCATGTTCAATCTTTATTCCAGGAATTATTATTGAACAACTGTACTGTCAGTGAGTTATGTAAAGGTTTTTTGTCCAAAAAATGTTGAGAGAGGATAGCAGTGTTGCCACATTGGCTGAAGTCCTTGAGACATGCATGAATAGACTCTGAGTCAATAATTTATGcacccagacacagacagacagacacagacagacagacagacagacagacagacagacagacagacagacagacagacagacagacagacagacagacagacagacagacagacagacagacagacagacagacagacagacagacagacagacagacagacagacagacagacagacagacagacagacagacagacagacagacagacagacagacagacagacagacagacagacagacagacagacagacagtgctaCAGAAAAAATATCTTAAGGGCCAGGATCATATTTGAAGACAAACAATACAAATGTGTACAGAGATAAGATTCTGTTTTTACCAGTGAGAAGAATTGTTACACCCCTAAACAAAAAGGGGTGATCACGGTCATAAAACTCCAGCTGTATTTAGCACAAGTGATTTTGCTATTTTGCTATTTCTCCTTGGGTGAACACTTGCAGTCATATGCTGCCTTCTCAGTGCCTGACACATCTCCTCAAGCTTGCATAATGTAGATCTGCCCTAATTCCTCTCTCCAGAGCAATACTGTGAACTTCAAGGACTAAGAAACATAACACCAGCAATCTGCCAGACAAGTCAAGACTATGTCATAATGGATGAGGGGGCGATTAAAATTTACACTTTTCTTCTGATTCTTGAGAGCGATTATTGTTTTTACATTTGCAGTCCTGTATCCTTAAATCAAAGGGATATTATAAACTCCAAAAAGCAACGCAAATGCGATTAACATCCAAGTCTTGCTTTTAACGAGGGATCTCATGAGACTCATTATAAACAGACCAAATAGATTTGAGATGCAGAAATAATCAATTCTATCACTTTCAATTTACAATTGGGGCTAATTGCAAATTAGCACACATAATAATAGTTATTGATACATTGCTTTATAGACAGAAATATtactgtgtttgtctatgtcAGGTAATTGGATGTTTCCATGGATACTATGCCTGAGGAAACCAGTCTCCTCGAAGAGTATAGAGATGAATACGTGTCTTTTCCCATCCATGCATGTACATTTGGCTGTTGTACATATTGTACAGCTACAGACGGATCAGATACCATTATCAAAGCATTATGCACATTTCTTCAGAGACATCAGTTAGCTGCCTTCACACAAAAAGCTTCAAATCGAAAATCTGCTGTTGGAATGTTGAAAGCAGATTCAATTTAAATACATGAGTTCCGACACTAAACTACACATTTCATCACAATGACTTTGGACAGATCGGACTGACGACCTAATTTCACCCGTAGTGTGATGATTCTTGGCCCTGTAAAAAAAATGGCAGGTGAGGACCAAGGGCCCTTAGTGGAAGCCATTTTTGTCAAACTCCCCAGACAATAGGGAGGTAATAAAGTGATAAGCTTTCAACAAAATACACAGCATGATCAACCAACAttgataatatatataatatagaggGAAAATGACACAATCTTCAAAAGACAGCAGAGGATTGAGAGTATTTCAGATGATGTAACATTGTTCTTGTTTTGCACAGATGTATATCTTTCCTGGATGAAATTGTGAGAGGCGGTGTAAACTGTGTGGCTCCTGTAATCTTTGTATTGCTATGAAACAAGCCAGTGGGCTTTTGGAGGAAGTATTTCATAATCCACCCTCCCGGTGTGCTATGACATTTACTACTACTAACATATTGGAGGGTGAAGGAAAAACAGAGACAGTATACAGAATGAATGCACATATTTTATTCATTGGCTAACAATAGCAGAAACAGCACTTTTTAAGATACATTTATCTCTGTGCTCACATCTTATACCCAAGTTGCATTCCCTCTCGTCCTGTGTGTTTCCACAATAAAAACCAGGCTTTGCACTCAGTGAAGCAGCAGTCCGCAAGGAGATGCAGCTGGCACATTCTATTTACAAAGTTGAAGTAAGAAGTTAGAATTCACCAAATGACTTACATATGGAGAACTAAAGGGACAAGTCAATAAAAAATTGACATAAGTGGAACACTCTCTAGACCTCATTTACAAAACCCTTATGTAAAAAATTCAGAAAAAAACAAACTGATGTGTACCTGTTCGTACAAACAGATTTCCATGAGTAACATTTAATTTTTACAATCTCTTTGATATACTTGAATGTGATACAAACATTGTGTGTAGTTTTACTGCAATGGCTATTTGCTTGTGATATATACACTGTACACACTAACTGCATATTAAATCAATAAAGGCTAAGGAGGTGGGCGGGAATTACAGTAAATGATCAGATATATTCATTGAACTCTTGTCATGTGTTTTCAAACCCAACAAGAACAATGCTATGGTGCGATGACAGATACTGGAATCAAAAACACTATTTCTAACCTCAATACAAAAAAAGCAAGATCGACCATGTTGGATccatttttttaatcaaaaatCACTAACAAAGGACAGTCCTTATTACAATGCACTGGATTAACATGTCAATATTATTAACATGTTAATCTAGTGCAATGCATTCTAATAGGGACAGACTTTTCTTAGtgcttttgattttttttttaaatggcccaCAAATGGTTTAGAATGTATTATTTCTGAAACCCAGTCTGCTTTTCAGCACATACTGAGCAGCCTCTGACATAATCTCATCATAAgttgtaggaaatgccaacaacacaacatggcagtggTGCCCTTGGAACTAGAGACCAAACACATAGGGACTGGCAAATGTCATTACATTGACGAATGTTTACACAATTCGTTGTCAATGCTTTGAATAGACACTGCACGTACCACAGTGAAAGGACCGTCCCTGAAAATGTGTATGTCTAACAATGAATTAGAACTAGAAGATTCCTTAGTAATACCAAACAAATGTATGAAtgtcccaaaaatattttgagtgATCAAACGTATACAAGTGTCAGTCACCAATCCATTCCATTGTATTTAGAGCCATTTCCAGCGATAATAGGGATACATACTGTATGAATTTGCTGTTTATTTGTTGACAATGATATTCTGAATACTGATTTTGTATCCCCAAAGATAAAAATAGGGAAATTGAGGATTGTCTCCATCCTGGGGAAAAAAAAGTGGCTTCATGCACGTATAGTGCAAAATGTCTTATAACTTTCCTTCAGAACGCAGAGGTTGCATGTCTGCAATCATTTTACATATGGCTATAGCCATGGTTATTTACACAGTCTACGACTTACGAAATATATATAAGAAAGTGACATCATATCCATTGTTGACCTGTTCGGGTCAATCAGTGCATTGCGTGCAAAGTGATAAAACAGAAACAGAAGAAGAATTACATTTCTAAATACTTGTATAAAAATAGACAATTTGAGAAAAATGATATGAGCGTACTGTTCCACCTCAAAACTGCCCGGGAATGATGAAGTATGGATTTTCCTTTTATCTTTAAAAaacatgttgttttgttttgtttcatgAATACCCATATGCACACAGAAGCCAGTTGAACCTCCCTTTTTGAAAAAGTGCAACAAGCATACATGAACTGCATATTTACATTAGGGCTGGGGATTGCCAgcgacctcacgatacgatattatcacgatacttaagTACCGATTCAATCTGTATTGCGATTCAAGACTGCAAAATTTGATTGCAATTTAATGTTCCAAACACACTGCTCACTTtttgtctgctgcagagagacaagagagaacaTTAGAAAATGAGAGTTGATCAATCATGGAaacaaaagtgctgaaaacatgaagacttgctatttaaaaaaaaaaaagatggagaacaagctataggatgaaaaataccagAGTTTTGTTCGAAGGGTCAGCCGATAAGCGTTAGCGCTACCCTCAATTGTACAAATCGATACTTGGATATATCGATATATCATACAAAATAATTGTTACTATATATTTTTCCCCCCATCACTGATTTACATAGAGTTGTTGGCAATTTCTCAAAGCAAAGACTGAAATTGATAAACAATAAACTAGCTACTGTAGCAACAAGCTGTATTGAGGATATATAAAGACAAAATACCTCATTTTAATGTTGTTAAGGGAAAGCATCTGCATATCTGTATACTGTAGTTTCAAAAGATAGAAATCAGTGTAGAATGCTCAAATTTAACATGAGCACTATGTGCCAATGCAGCAAACATAGCAATGATTCAACCTTTTAAGGGAAAACATGAAGTCATTCAAAACTGGGTGAACGTTGTACGTTTCTCAAGAACTTCAAGGTAGTCGGGATCAATATGAAGCTTGGCTTTCAGTTCCCAGTACTCGCTCCTGTTAGGCTCAACATAAACAGTACTTGGTGCTGTGCAATATAATATTGTCTGTTGTATTCTTTCTGGGTGCATGTATTGGTGTCTGATATCGAAGTCGGACGTACACTGATTTGATGAATGGGCAGTATGCCTGCAAGGTAAAGCATTGCTGTAAGATGACGGGTTGTCTTCGGGTTCTACATCTCTGTAGTAATACTGATGATTGTCTTGTAAGAGGGACTGTTTGTTGAGTGGCTCTGGAGTGCTAATACTGTATTCAGAGCTTATTGCGTTACTACCCGCCTCTTCAACCAAGTGATTATTCAAAAACACCCCATTCAACTCATCAAAGTCTCTGTACCCATCCACTGACTTGCTCTGGCTTGGGCTATAGACGGTACTCTTGCATGTGTGTTCTGTGGGAGGGGGGACGTACTCATACACATGCCCTGCAGACGTCCTGACTTTTGGAACGGATCCCTTTTTGTAAAGACCGTACTCCGTGTTCAGCGAACTGATGCACGCGTTCATGGAGTTATTCTGCTCATTTAGAGCCTTCTGACGTCTCTTCTTCACAGCCGCAAACAGTCCTGCAGCGACAAACACTGCAACGATGAACATCAGGAGCAGGGCAAGGATCATAACAGATAGAGGAACACTGTTGACATGTGCGTCGTCGTCTAATGATGTTTCTATGGTGATAGTGCTGCCGGGAATGGTTTCTTCAGAGGGCGGGATCACGGAGGCAAGGGTATCGGAGTTATTGGGACAGAAATTACTTGTCTTAATGTATCGCATATCCTCCCCAAACAGTCTTTTAGGGGAGCCACAGATGACATTGTTGACAACCGTGCCTGTGCTGAGCTGTTCCAGCCACATCTTCATCTCCACAATTGAACAGCGGCAGTCCCAAGGGTTCTCGAACAAGTCTACCTGCACCAGTGATGTCAGCTGATCCAACACGCCACTGACAGGCAGATTGCGGAGGTGATTATTGCGAAGATTTAGTCTGGCCAATTTCAACCCATTAAAGATTTCCCCGGGTAAGGTCTTCAAGAGGTTATTATTCAGGAAGAGCAGCTGAAGGTTGGGGACATGCTGAAAGGTGTTTGACACAATGTCTCGAATGACATTGTATTCTAAATATAAGAACTGCAGGCTCTCCAATCCATAGAACATATCGACTGTGAGGCGGTCGATCAAATTCCCATTCAGGTACAGCCTACGTAACTGTGTTAAATCCCCAAAGGCTCTGTCATGGATGTGAGCAATCCGATTGTTGCCAAGGTGAAGCAAATCTAATCCAGTTGCTTCAATGAAATCTGATGTACGCAC from Oncorhynchus kisutch isolate 150728-3 linkage group LG26, Okis_V2, whole genome shotgun sequence carries:
- the LOC109870643 gene encoding SLIT and NTRK-like protein 5 isoform X1 gives rise to the protein MQCNAFWNCIWMTVHTSAAQQCEFGHRHRKMHLWIVIILSVATSVGIVEMFDNYGEICRRLCACEEKEGILTVSCESRGIVDLSEISHVYFTTYNLLLTGNLLKRLSANDFVEYNGLTILHLGNNDISEVESGAFNGLQGLKRLHLNNNKIDALKEDFFVGLERLEYLQLDYNYITHVEPNAFSKLRHLEVLILNDNLISTLPTNIFQYVPLTHLDLRGNQLKLLPYSGVLEHMDSVVELQLEENPWNCTCELIALKAWLESISYTALVGDVVCEFPFRLHGRDLDEVSKPELCPRRAIAEYEMRPQGHQTTDAYFRTTPASVTASFPSSAILRSSSRPTKGPRQSGKLKSKPTSRIPSNKPQNYGQIVSYQTKSPVPLDCPTACTCNLQISDLGLNVNCQERKIERISDLNPKPYNPKKMYLTGNYIPVVRTSDFIEATGLDLLHLGNNRIAHIHDRAFGDLTQLRRLYLNGNLIDRLTVDMFYGLESLQFLYLEYNVIRDIVSNTFQHVPNLQLLFLNNNLLKTLPGEIFNGLKLARLNLRNNHLRNLPVSGVLDQLTSLVQVDLFENPWDCRCSIVEMKMWLEQLSTGTVVNNVICGSPKRLFGEDMRYIKTSNFCPNNSDTLASVIPPSEETIPGSTITIETSLDDDAHVNSVPLSVMILALLLMFIVAVFVAAGLFAAVKKRRQKALNEQNNSMNACISSLNTEYGLYKKGSVPKVRTSAGHVYEYVPPPTEHTCKSTVYSPSQSKSVDGYRDFDELNGVFLNNHLVEEAGSNAISSEYSISTPEPLNKQSLLQDNHQYYYRDVEPEDNPSSYSNALPCRHTAHSSNQCTSDFDIRHQYMHPERIQQTILYCTAPSTVYVEPNRSEYWELKAKLHIDPDYLEVLEKRTTFTQF
- the LOC109870643 gene encoding SLIT and NTRK-like protein 5 isoform X2, which encodes MTVHTSAAQQCEFGHRHRKMHLWIVIILSVATSVGIVEMFDNYGEICRRLCACEEKEGILTVSCESRGIVDLSEISHVYFTTYNLLLTGNLLKRLSANDFVEYNGLTILHLGNNDISEVESGAFNGLQGLKRLHLNNNKIDALKEDFFVGLERLEYLQLDYNYITHVEPNAFSKLRHLEVLILNDNLISTLPTNIFQYVPLTHLDLRGNQLKLLPYSGVLEHMDSVVELQLEENPWNCTCELIALKAWLESISYTALVGDVVCEFPFRLHGRDLDEVSKPELCPRRAIAEYEMRPQGHQTTDAYFRTTPASVTASFPSSAILRSSSRPTKGPRQSGKLKSKPTSRIPSNKPQNYGQIVSYQTKSPVPLDCPTACTCNLQISDLGLNVNCQERKIERISDLNPKPYNPKKMYLTGNYIPVVRTSDFIEATGLDLLHLGNNRIAHIHDRAFGDLTQLRRLYLNGNLIDRLTVDMFYGLESLQFLYLEYNVIRDIVSNTFQHVPNLQLLFLNNNLLKTLPGEIFNGLKLARLNLRNNHLRNLPVSGVLDQLTSLVQVDLFENPWDCRCSIVEMKMWLEQLSTGTVVNNVICGSPKRLFGEDMRYIKTSNFCPNNSDTLASVIPPSEETIPGSTITIETSLDDDAHVNSVPLSVMILALLLMFIVAVFVAAGLFAAVKKRRQKALNEQNNSMNACISSLNTEYGLYKKGSVPKVRTSAGHVYEYVPPPTEHTCKSTVYSPSQSKSVDGYRDFDELNGVFLNNHLVEEAGSNAISSEYSISTPEPLNKQSLLQDNHQYYYRDVEPEDNPSSYSNALPCRHTAHSSNQCTSDFDIRHQYMHPERIQQTILYCTAPSTVYVEPNRSEYWELKAKLHIDPDYLEVLEKRTTFTQF